From Heliomicrobium modesticaldum Ice1, a single genomic window includes:
- a CDS encoding class II aldolase/adducin family protein: MENLRHQILHYGRLMIERGLVSGTGGNISCRLPEGDQMLVTPSQMAYDQLTPEDLVIVDILSGDVLEGARRPSIEQGLHRAIYRARPDVKAIIHTHSRHATAVASTRKDIPPFLDNMVVNFGGGVRTAAHAPIGTPELAEYTVRALGDAPVALLANHGGVAVGKDLAQAFSLAEFLEECAMVYLLSFLAGGPVTLAPEVVERERAWLQGRYGQR; the protein is encoded by the coding sequence ATGGAAAACCTCCGCCACCAGATACTGCATTATGGCCGGCTGATGATCGAGCGCGGTCTCGTCTCCGGAACAGGCGGGAATATCAGTTGCCGTTTGCCGGAGGGGGACCAGATGCTGGTCACACCCAGCCAGATGGCCTACGATCAGTTGACACCAGAGGATCTGGTCATTGTGGACATCCTCAGCGGGGACGTGCTGGAAGGCGCGCGACGCCCGTCCATTGAACAGGGACTGCACCGCGCGATCTACCGAGCCCGTCCCGATGTCAAGGCGATCATCCATACCCACTCCAGACATGCTACTGCAGTCGCATCCACGCGTAAGGACATCCCGCCTTTTCTGGATAACATGGTCGTCAACTTCGGCGGCGGCGTCAGAACGGCGGCGCATGCCCCCATCGGCACGCCTGAGCTGGCCGAATATACGGTGCGCGCCCTGGGCGATGCGCCGGTCGCCTTGTTGGCCAACCATGGGGGGGTCGCCGTTGGGAAGGATCTGGCTCAGGCCTTCTCCCTCGCAGAGTTTTTGGAGGAGTGCGCCATGGTCTATCTTCTCTCCTTCCTGGCCGGCGGTCCCGTCACGCTTGCGCCGGAGGTGGTCGAGCGGGAACGAGCCTGGCTGCAAGGGCGTTACGGCCAAAGGTAA